The Bacteroides fragilis NCTC 9343 genome includes the window GGTATATTTATCAGCCAACTTCATCAGATCGGCAAAGTCGCCAGACAGTTCGGCTGCTTTCGTTTCTACTTTACCCTGATAAACCTCACCGGTACTACCGTTCAAGGAGATGAAATCTCCCTCTTTCAGCAATACACCATCCACTTCCACTGTACGGGCCTTGTAGTCGATATTCAATGCACCGGCTCCCGAAACACAGCATTTACCCATACCACGGGCAACCACGGCTGCATGTGAGGTCATACCTCCACGGGCGGTCAGGATACCTTCGGCAACTGCCATACCGGCCAAATCTTCGGGTGAAGTCTCGATACGAACCATCACAACGCGTTTTCCGGCAGCATGCCATTCGGCTGCATCGTCAGCAAAGAATACGATCTGACCGGTAGCAGCACCCGGAGAAGCCGGCAAACCGCGAGTCAGCACTTTAGCCTGTTTCAAAGCAGACTTATCGAATACCGGGTGAAGTAATTCATCCAGTTTATTGGGTTCTACACGCATCAGCGCGGTCTTTTCGTCAATCATGCCCTGGCGGAACAGATCCATGGCGATTTTTACCATGGCAGCACCGGTACGTTTACCGTTACGTGTCTGAAGGAACCAAAGTTTGCCTTCCTGAACGGTGAACTCCATATCCTGCATGTCTTTGTAGTGATTTTCAAGCTTGGTCTGCAATTCATCCAACTGCTTGTAGATCTCCGGCATAGCCTCTTCCATAGAAGGATATTTTGATGCACGTTCCTCTTCGCTCACACCGGCAAGCTGAGCCCAACGCTGGGAACCGATCTTAGTGATCTGCTGCGGAGTACGGATACCCGCCACCACGTCTTCACCTTGTGCATTGATCAGATATTCACCATTGAAGAGGTCCTCGCCCGTAGCGGCATCACGGGAGAAGCATACACCTGTTGCGGAAGTATCGCCCATGTTACCGAACACCATTGCCTGAACACTTACGGCAGTACCCCATTCATCGGGAATTCCTTCCATCTTACGGTACAGGATGGCACGTTCGTTCATCCATGAATTGAACACGGCGCAGATAGCTCCCCAAAGCTGTTCGTATGCACAAGTCGGGAAGTCCTTGCCTGTTTGTGCCTTTACGGCAGCTTTAAATTTCTTCACGAGTTCCTTGAGATCTTCCACCTCGAGCTCGTTGTCCAGCTTCACGCCTTTGGCATGTTTCACTTCTTCAATGATCGCCTCAAACGGATCCTGGTCTTCTTTGTTAACAGGTTTCATACCCAATACTACATCACCGTACATCTGTACGAAACGGCGGTAAGAATCCCATGCAAAACGAGCGTTTCCGGTCTTACGGGTCAGACCTTCAACCACTTCATCATTCAAACCCAGATTCAGGATCGTATCCATCATACCCGGCATGGATGCACGTGCACCCGAACGCACAGAAACCAGCAACGGATTCTCTACGTCACCAAATTTTGAACGCATCAGGTTCTCAATATTTGCAATAGCTTTTTCTACTTCTTCTTTCAGGAGAGATACGACCTTTTCCTGTCCCATCTCGTAATATTCGGTACAAACGTCAGTTGTAATTGTGAAGCCCGGAGGTACGGGGACACCGATCAGATTCATTTCGGCAAGGTTCGCACCTTTGCCCCCAAGTAAGTTTCGCATACCGGCCTTTCCTTCTGCCAGTCCATTACCAAAGGTATAAACTCTTTTTTTGTCCATAATACGATTTTAAAGTTATTAGTTGTGATTCTTTTCTGTTCGCAAATCTAAGGATATTTCGCAAACCAGAAAACTTTTATATGAAAAACTTTCTATCAAAATGCAATTTCGACATTGCAATCTGCATTATTTCACTTCATATAGAGAAATACGAAAAAAAATACCTACTTTTGCGAAAGATTTTATTAATATGGCGTAGAATGGTGATTTAATAGATTCACGCTTTATACTCAAAGAAATCATTTTAATATAATTCAAGGAGTACTGTGGCTAGAAAGAAAAAAGAACTTCCTCTGCTGGAGAAGGTGACAATAACGGATGTGGCTGCCGAAGGAAAAGCCATCGCAAAAGTAGATGACCTGGTCGTTTTTGTACCTTACGTAGTGCCGGGCGACGTGGTAGATTTGCAGGTAAAAAGAAAAAAGAATAAATACGCCGAAGCTGAAGCGGTGAAGTTTCACGAACTCTCACCGGTACGTGCCGTTCCTTTTTGCCAGCACTATGGCGTATGCGGCGGGTGTAAATGGCAGGTATTGCCCTACGCAGAACAAATCAAATACAAACAGAAACAGGTGGAAGACAACCTCCGCCGTATCGGAAAGATCGAATTGCCGGAAATCTCTCCTATCCTGGGATCTGCTAAAACAGAGTTTTACCGGAACAAACTGGAGTTCACCTTCTCGAACAAACGCTGGCTGACAGCGGAAGAAGTGAAACAGGACGTCAAATATGACCAGATGAACGCGGTGGGATTCCACATTCCGGGAGCATTCGACAAGGTGCTCGCCATCGAAAAGTGCTGGTTGCAGGATGATATCTCTAACCGTATCCGCAATACGATCCGCGATTACGCCTACGAGCACAACTACTCTTTCATCAATCTCCGTTCGCAGGAAGGAATGCTCCGCAACATGATTGTACGTACCTCGAGTACCGGCGAACTGATGGTGATTCTGATTTGCAAGATAACGGAAGAGCATGAAATGGATCTCTTCAAGCAGTTATTGCAATATGTTGCCGACCAATTCCCGGAAATAACCTCTCTCCTATACATTATTAATAATAAATGTAACGACACGATCAATGACCTCGATGTACACGTATTCCGTGGCAATGATCACATCTTCGAGGAGATGGAGGGACTTCGTTTCAAGGTGGGACCGAAATCGTTCTATCAGACCAACTCGGAACAGGCATACAATCTTTATAAGGTGGCACGCGACTTTGCCGGACTGACAGGTGACGAACTGGTATATGACCTCTATACGGGTACCGGAACCATCGCCAACTTTGTGTCACGCCAGGCACGAAAAGTGATCGGCATCGAATATGTTCCCGAAGCCATAGAAGATGCAAAAGTGAATGCCGAGATCAATGGAATAGAGAACACCCTGTTCTTTGCCGGAGACATGAAGGATATCCTGACACAGGATTTCATCAATCAGTACGGGCGTCCGGATGTAATCATCACCGACCCTCCCCGGGCGGGAATGCATCAGGATGTGGTAGACGTAATCTTATTTGCCGAACCCAAACGGATCGTATATGTTAGTTGTAATCCGGCTACACAAGCGCGTGACCTCCAGTTGCTGGATGTCAAATATCGTGTGAAAGCAGTGCAACCGGTAGATATGTTCCCCCACACCCATCACGTGGAAAACGTAGTGCTGCTTGAACTTAAATAAAAAAATGAATATGAAGAGAATCAAACGAACTCCGGCCGAGAAGGCCCGTGCACAATATACCGGCTATCTGGTGAAAGAACCGATGGAATTAATGGATTTCCTTGCGGCCAAAATGCCCGATGCCAGCCGTACCAAGCTAAAGTCTCTGTTGAGCAAACGAATCGTGCTGGTTGACAATGTGATCACGACACAATTCAACTTTCCTCTGCAACCGGGCATGAAGGTGCTTATCAGCAAGGACAAGAACAAGAAAGAATTCCGCCATCCGCTACTGAAGATAGTCTACGAGGACGCCTATATCATCGTAGTGGAGAAAAAGGAAGGATTGCTTTCCGTTGGCACAGAGCGGCAGAAAGAACGTACTGCCCAGCATATTTTAAGCGAATATGTAGGTCGTTCGGGACGCGGAAACCGCATCTACGTGGTTCATCGCCTGGACCGAGATACTTCGGGATTAATGATGTTTGCCAAAGACGAAAAGACACAATACACGTTGCGTGACCATTGGCACGACATCGTGACGGACCGTCGCTATGTAGCGGTGGTTACCGGCGAGATGGAGAAAGACAGCGACACGGTAGTGTCCTGGCTGACAGACCGTACCTTGTACGTCAGCTCAAGCAGCTATGATGATGGCGGTTCCAAATCGATCACCCACTATCGCACCATCAAACGTGCCAATGGCTACTCGCTGGTAGAATTGCGATTGGAAACCGGACGTAAGAATCAGATACGTGTACACATGCAGGATCTGGGGCATCCTCTGATCGGAGACGGACGTTATGGGATAGACGGTGGGCCCAATCCTCTCGGGCGCCTGGCTTTGCATGCTTTCAAACTTTGTTTCTATCATCCGGTGACAGATCAGCTAATGGAGTTTGAAACCCCTTACCCTCCTACATTCAAGAAGCTATTTCTGAAGAAATAATATAAATAGGGATGTATCAAAACTCGTATTTACCACAGATTACACAGATTTACACAGATAAATAGTATTGGTTATCAGTAAATTAAAAATCGTTCTGTGTAAATCTGTGTAATCTGTGGTGAGTTATGAAACACCTTCATTTAATATTTGCCGGATATAAGTTTATTCCATTCTTAATTCAAAGTTAAATCCCCGGGCATCGTCCGAAAGATAAAAGGCACCGGTTATCCGATCTCCGTATATCCTTACGTCGTCCATATAAGAGATACCGTTCTTACCGTAATTCAATACTAAATTACGATTATAAGAATCTTCCCAATACCACTGAAAGCGAAACTGATCATACAAAAGACCGTCTGAAGCATAGAACTGGGTCTCCACTCCAAAACCGTCGTTCCCGAACTCAAAGGTACTGAACAGGGGTTCACCATTATGGGCATTCATCCCTACATCGCCGGTCCATGCCCGCCCGGTAATGACATATTCAATCTCTCCCTGATCGTCCTCGCAAGACGCGAATCCGACAGCGAGCATCAGTATCAGTAAAATCTTCCAATAGCCTTTCATTTCTTCCTATCTCCTTCTCTAATTAGTTTCTGTTATATTTTGAATCGACAAATACAACTACCTTTCCGTTCAGCTTCCCGGACATATTATGCTCACGTACCCACACGTTATCGAAATAAGTCACCCCGTTCACTCCATAGTCAAAAACAATACCTTCCATCGTATCGTCTATCCACGACCAGGTCAGATTATTGGTCTCCGTGCGGTAAGGCTGACTTTCATTTACATGATAATAGGCATAAGTCTCTGCCAGCCGGCCGTTATCATCAAACTTCAATGTATGCCGAACCCACTCGTCTACATCATTCTTCTCCGAATCATTCACCCAGGTTTTGCCACAGAGCTTTGCATTGCTATTTCGTAGATAATCATCTGAATAATACTTGTCACCACAAGAGCTTAGGCCTACTATAGCTACCAATAAGAATAGCGTTTTCATAAAATTCAATGTCTTCATAAGTGT containing:
- the rlmD gene encoding 23S rRNA (uracil(1939)-C(5))-methyltransferase RlmD; protein product: MARKKKELPLLEKVTITDVAAEGKAIAKVDDLVVFVPYVVPGDVVDLQVKRKKNKYAEAEAVKFHELSPVRAVPFCQHYGVCGGCKWQVLPYAEQIKYKQKQVEDNLRRIGKIELPEISPILGSAKTEFYRNKLEFTFSNKRWLTAEEVKQDVKYDQMNAVGFHIPGAFDKVLAIEKCWLQDDISNRIRNTIRDYAYEHNYSFINLRSQEGMLRNMIVRTSSTGELMVILICKITEEHEMDLFKQLLQYVADQFPEITSLLYIINNKCNDTINDLDVHVFRGNDHIFEEMEGLRFKVGPKSFYQTNSEQAYNLYKVARDFAGLTGDELVYDLYTGTGTIANFVSRQARKVIGIEYVPEAIEDAKVNAEINGIENTLFFAGDMKDILTQDFINQYGRPDVIITDPPRAGMHQDVVDVILFAEPKRIVYVSCNPATQARDLQLLDVKYRVKAVQPVDMFPHTHHVENVVLLELK
- a CDS encoding RluA family pseudouridine synthase, with translation MKRIKRTPAEKARAQYTGYLVKEPMELMDFLAAKMPDASRTKLKSLLSKRIVLVDNVITTQFNFPLQPGMKVLISKDKNKKEFRHPLLKIVYEDAYIIVVEKKEGLLSVGTERQKERTAQHILSEYVGRSGRGNRIYVVHRLDRDTSGLMMFAKDEKTQYTLRDHWHDIVTDRRYVAVVTGEMEKDSDTVVSWLTDRTLYVSSSSYDDGGSKSITHYRTIKRANGYSLVELRLETGRKNQIRVHMQDLGHPLIGDGRYGIDGGPNPLGRLALHAFKLCFYHPVTDQLMEFETPYPPTFKKLFLKK
- the ppdK gene encoding pyruvate, phosphate dikinase, whose product is MDKKRVYTFGNGLAEGKAGMRNLLGGKGANLAEMNLIGVPVPPGFTITTDVCTEYYEMGQEKVVSLLKEEVEKAIANIENLMRSKFGDVENPLLVSVRSGARASMPGMMDTILNLGLNDEVVEGLTRKTGNARFAWDSYRRFVQMYGDVVLGMKPVNKEDQDPFEAIIEEVKHAKGVKLDNELEVEDLKELVKKFKAAVKAQTGKDFPTCAYEQLWGAICAVFNSWMNERAILYRKMEGIPDEWGTAVSVQAMVFGNMGDTSATGVCFSRDAATGEDLFNGEYLINAQGEDVVAGIRTPQQITKIGSQRWAQLAGVSEEERASKYPSMEEAMPEIYKQLDELQTKLENHYKDMQDMEFTVQEGKLWFLQTRNGKRTGAAMVKIAMDLFRQGMIDEKTALMRVEPNKLDELLHPVFDKSALKQAKVLTRGLPASPGAATGQIVFFADDAAEWHAAGKRVVMVRIETSPEDLAGMAVAEGILTARGGMTSHAAVVARGMGKCCVSGAGALNIDYKARTVEVDGVLLKEGDFISLNGSTGEVYQGKVETKAAELSGDFADLMKLADKYTRLQVRTNADTPHDAEVARNFGAVGIGLCRTEHMFFEGEKIKAMREMILAENAEGRRKALAKILPYQQADFKGIFKAMAGCPVTVRLLDPPLHEFVPHDLKGQQEMADTMGVSLQYIQQRVESLCEHNPMLGHRGCRLGNTYPEITQMQTRAILGAALELKKEGIETHPEIMVPLTGILYEFQQQESVIRAEADKLFEEVGDRIDFKVGTMIEIPRAALTADRIASSAEFFSFGTNDLTQMTFGYSRDDIASFLPVYLEKKILKVDPFQVLDQNGVGQLVRMATEKGRAIRPDLKCGICGEHGGEPSSVKFCHKVGLNYVSCSPFRVPIARLAAAQAAIEE